One genomic window of Mustela erminea isolate mMusErm1 chromosome 13, mMusErm1.Pri, whole genome shotgun sequence includes the following:
- the LOC116571438 gene encoding RNA-binding motif protein, X chromosome-like, with translation MVEADRPGKLFIGDLNTETNEKALEAVFGKYGRIVEVLLMKDRETNKSRGFAFVTFESPADAKDAARDMNGKSLDGKAIKVEQATKPSFESGRRGPPPPPRSRGPPRGLRGGRGGSGGTRGPPSRGGHMDDGGYSMNFNMSSSRGPLPVKRGPPPRSGGSPPKRSAPSGPVRSSSGMGGRAPVSRGRDSYGGLPRREPLPSRRDVYLSPRDDGYSTKDSYSSRDYPNSRDTRDYAPPPRDYTYRDYGHSSSRDDYPSRGYSDRDGYGRDRDYSDHPSGGSYRDSYESYGNSCSAPPTRGPPPSYGGSSRYDDYSSSRDGYGGSRDSYSSSRSDLYSSGRDRVGRQERGLPPSMERGYPPPRDSYSSSSRGAPRGGGRGGSRSDGGGQKQILKTNKTLDQNPCSKKQTRKWNLFCHNYPRTTKRKNCVTFF, from the coding sequence atggttgAAGCAGATCGCCCAGGAAAGCTTTTCATTGGTGACCTcaatacagaaacaaatgaaaaagcccTTGAAGCAGTATTTGGCAAATATGGACGAATAGTGGAAGTTCTGTTGATGAAAGATCGTGAAACCAACAAATCAAGAGGATTTGCTTTTGTCACCTTTGAGAGCCCAGCAGATGCTAAGGATGCAGCCAGAGACATGAATGGAAAGTCCTTAGATGGAAAAGCCATCAAAGTAGAACAAGCCACTAAACCATCATTTGAAAGTGGTAGACGTGGACCACCACCACCTCCAAGAAGCAGAGGCCCTCCAAGAGGTCTTAGAGGcggaagaggaggaagtggaggaaccAGGGGACCTCCCTCACGTGGAGGGCATATGGATGATGGTGGCTATTCCATGAATTTTAACATGAGTTCTTCCAGGGGACCACTTCCAGTAAAAAGAGGACCACCACCACGAAGTGGTGGTTCTCCTCCTAAAAGATCTGCCCCTTCAGGACCAGTTCGCAGCAGCAGTGGAATGGGAGGAAGAGCTCCTGTGTCACGCGGAAGAGATAGTTACGGAGGCCTACCTCGAAGGGAACCCCTGCCCTCTCGTAGAGATGTTTATTTGTCCCCGAGAGATGATGGATACTCCACTAAAGACAGCTATTCAAGCAGAGATTACCCAAATTCTCGTGATACAAGAGATTATGCACCACCGCCGAGAGATTATACTTACCGTGATTATGGTCATTCCAGTTCACGTGATGACTACCCGTCAAGAGGCTATAGTGATAGAGATGGCTATGGTCGTGATCGTGACTATTCAGATCATCCAAGTGGAGGCTCCTACAGAGATTCATATGAGAGTTATGGTAACTCATGTAGTGCTCCACCTACACGAGGGCCCCCGCCATCTTATGGTGGAAGCAGTCGCTATGATGATTACAGCAGCTCACGTGACGGATATGGTGGAAGTCGAGACAGTTACTCAAGCAGCCGAAGTGATCTCTACTCAAGTGGTCGTGATCGGGTTGGCAGACAAGAAAGAGGGCTTCCCCCTTCTATGGAAAGGGGGTACCCTCCTCCACGTGATTCCTACAGCAGTTCAAGCCGGGGAGCACCAAGAGGTGGTGGCCGTGGAGGAAGCCGATCTGATGGGGGGGGGCAGAagcagatattaaaaacaaacaaaactttggaCCAAAATCCCtgttcaaagaaacaaacaagaaagtgGAACCTTTTCTGTCATAACTACCCAAGGactactaaaaggaaaaattgtgttacctttttttaa